Proteins from a single region of Deinococcus aquaedulcis:
- a CDS encoding alpha-amylase family glycosyl hydrolase encodes MPDRFFNGNTSNDTLGAANCFDRASATKFHGGDLAGLRAKLPYIRDLGASAVWTTPVYKQVGLVNGNSCGYHGYWPDYANPDDTALDPKFGTGAELTGLINDLKAGGQKYIMDMVVNHAGYGARITTQQPGWFHSNCTGDEIVCPLAGLPDFRQEDSTVATYLTNLSKNWAATYAVDGIRMDTVKHVPNSYWQNSWVPGVLATRPNTFLLGEAFLSGSASQLKPFLDAGFDSTFNFPLRQAMVDSVGKGGSLDRVAASVQDTLGTLGLDRTLLQVNLLDNHDVPRFVNEPGVGVAESEIRARYQNALGLLMTLPGIPQLYYGNELGMYGGSDPDNRRDMPSWGWTDSGRNVAQANFLAGGGTPKTTYDLTKKLIGIRKANAGLWKGSYAELWRPNGGQNVYAFYRGSGTNRVIVVLNTSGSSASVNLDIQGNAGISATDKSALNNGTVFNDLLAEGAPASATVTSGRLPVTLGAGKMAIYRAGASGTGGGGTAVPVTFQVTASTYFGQDVYLSGDRTELGAWNTASALAMTPSSCSGSTCTWKTTVSLPPSVALQFKFIKKPGDSGASVTWEGGSNRTYTVPASGTGTVNGGGWRP; translated from the coding sequence ATGCCTGACCGTTTCTTCAATGGAAATACTTCCAATGACACGCTGGGCGCCGCCAACTGCTTTGACCGCGCCAGCGCCACCAAGTTCCACGGCGGCGACCTTGCCGGCCTGCGCGCCAAACTGCCGTACATCCGCGATCTGGGGGCCAGCGCGGTGTGGACCACGCCCGTGTATAAGCAGGTGGGGCTGGTGAACGGCAATTCCTGCGGCTACCACGGCTACTGGCCGGACTACGCGAACCCCGACGACACGGCGCTGGACCCCAAATTTGGCACCGGCGCCGAGCTGACCGGGCTGATCAATGACCTGAAGGCAGGCGGGCAGAAGTACATCATGGACATGGTGGTCAACCACGCTGGCTACGGCGCGCGCATCACCACGCAGCAGCCCGGCTGGTTCCACAGCAACTGCACGGGCGACGAGATCGTGTGCCCGCTCGCCGGCCTGCCGGACTTCCGCCAGGAAGACAGCACGGTGGCGACCTACCTCACCAACCTCTCCAAGAACTGGGCGGCCACCTACGCGGTGGACGGCATTCGCATGGACACGGTCAAGCATGTGCCGAACAGCTACTGGCAGAACTCGTGGGTGCCCGGCGTGCTCGCCACGCGCCCGAACACCTTCCTGCTGGGCGAGGCGTTCCTGTCGGGAAGCGCTTCGCAGCTGAAGCCCTTTCTGGACGCGGGCTTTGATTCCACCTTCAACTTCCCGCTGCGGCAGGCGATGGTGGACAGCGTGGGCAAGGGCGGCAGCCTGGACCGCGTGGCCGCCAGTGTGCAGGACACCCTGGGCACCCTGGGGCTGGACCGCACCCTGCTGCAGGTGAACCTGCTGGACAACCACGACGTGCCCCGCTTTGTGAACGAGCCCGGTGTGGGCGTGGCCGAAAGCGAGATTCGCGCGCGGTATCAGAACGCCCTGGGCCTGCTGATGACCCTGCCCGGGATTCCCCAGCTGTACTACGGCAACGAACTGGGCATGTACGGCGGCTCTGACCCCGACAACCGCCGCGACATGCCGAGCTGGGGCTGGACCGACAGCGGGCGCAATGTGGCCCAGGCCAATTTCCTGGCCGGCGGCGGCACCCCCAAGACCACCTACGACCTGACCAAGAAACTGATCGGCATTCGCAAGGCCAATGCCGGCCTGTGGAAGGGCAGCTACGCCGAGCTGTGGCGGCCCAACGGCGGGCAGAACGTGTACGCCTTCTACCGGGGAAGCGGCACCAACCGCGTCATCGTGGTGCTGAATACCTCGGGCAGCAGCGCCAGCGTGAATCTGGACATTCAGGGCAACGCGGGTATCAGCGCCACCGACAAGAGCGCCCTGAACAACGGCACCGTGTTCAACGACCTGCTGGCCGAAGGCGCGCCCGCCAGCGCCACCGTGACCAGCGGCCGTCTGCCGGTCACCCTGGGCGCGGGCAAGATGGCGATCTACCGCGCCGGGGCCTCGGGCACCGGGGGCGGGGGCACGGCGGTGCCGGTCACCTTCCAGGTCACGGCGAGCACCTACTTCGGCCAGGATGTGTATCTGTCCGGTGACCGCACGGAACTGGGCGCCTGGAACACGGCCAGCGCCCTGGCGATGACCCCCAGCAGCTGCAGCGGCAGCACCTGCACCTGGAAAACCACCGTCAGCCTGCCGCCCAGCGTGGCCCTGCAGTTCAAGTTCATCAAGAAGCCCGGCGACAGCGGCGCCAGCGTGACCTGGGAAGGCGGCAGCAACCGCACGTATACGGTGCCGGCCTCGGGCACGGGCACGGTAAACGGGGGGGGCTGGCGGCCGTAA
- a CDS encoding alpha-ketoacid dehydrogenase subunit beta, whose product MTATATNTKTMTMVAAINDALDLALGADSAVHIFGEDVGVMGGVFRATDGLQAKYGAERVFDTPLAEAAIVGMGIGMGLAGLKPIAEIQFAGFLYPALDQILSHVGRYRHRTRSRYHLPMVIRAPYGGGVHTPEQHADSPEAILAHTPGVKVVIPSTPADAKGLLLSAINDPDPVFFFEAIKLYRSVKAEVPLGDYRVPLGKARVVTQGDDVTVVCYGGMVEVAQKAAEAARTAGIGVEVIDLRTLVPMDTETVLASVAKTGRVVVVTEAPRTGGFHSEISATIAEEAIEYLRAPIVRVTGFDAPYPPFTAIEDVYRPNPVRVAKAIKQVMAY is encoded by the coding sequence GTGACCGCCACCGCCACCAACACGAAAACCATGACGATGGTCGCGGCCATCAACGACGCCCTGGACCTTGCGCTGGGTGCCGACAGCGCGGTGCATATCTTCGGTGAGGACGTGGGCGTGATGGGCGGGGTGTTCCGCGCCACCGACGGCCTGCAGGCCAAGTACGGCGCCGAGCGTGTGTTCGACACCCCACTGGCTGAGGCCGCCATTGTGGGCATGGGGATTGGCATGGGGCTGGCGGGCCTGAAGCCCATTGCGGAAATTCAGTTTGCGGGGTTTCTGTACCCAGCCCTGGACCAGATCCTGTCGCATGTGGGCCGCTACCGGCACCGCACCCGCAGCCGCTACCACCTGCCCATGGTCATTCGCGCGCCCTATGGCGGCGGCGTGCACACCCCCGAGCAACACGCCGACAGCCCCGAGGCGATTCTGGCCCACACCCCCGGCGTGAAGGTGGTGATTCCCAGCACCCCGGCCGATGCCAAGGGCCTGCTGCTCTCCGCGATTAATGACCCGGACCCGGTGTTCTTCTTCGAGGCGATCAAGCTCTACCGCAGCGTGAAAGCAGAGGTGCCGCTGGGCGATTACCGCGTGCCGCTGGGCAAGGCGCGCGTGGTCACCCAGGGCGACGACGTGACGGTGGTGTGCTACGGCGGCATGGTGGAGGTGGCCCAGAAGGCCGCCGAGGCCGCGCGCACCGCCGGTATTGGCGTGGAGGTCATTGACCTGCGCACCCTGGTCCCCATGGACACTGAGACCGTGCTGGCCAGCGTCGCCAAAACCGGCCGCGTGGTCGTGGTCACCGAGGCCCCGCGCACGGGCGGTTTTCACAGCGAGATCAGCGCCACCATTGCCGAGGAGGCCATTGAGTACCTGCGCGCGCCGATTGTCCGCGTGACCGGCTTTGACGCGCCGTACCCGCCCTTTACCGCCATTGAGGACGTGTACCGCCCCAACCCGGTGCGCGTGGCGAAGGCGATTAAGCAGGTCATGGCGTACTGA
- a CDS encoding tetratricopeptide repeat protein, with translation MRLFALLLTAGLLVGAAAFGVGRLQGDKVLPDPRSQAAVPTAPAPPSPVAQPAEPPAPDPMPEPAPAPVPEPRPAPPAAPPLPARASIPGIRHEYQRLNNCGPVTVGMALSRWGSTRTQYDIAPVLKPGKADVNVSPDELAAYARAQGMTVHLARGGDRTLLRRLLAAGLPVIVETWFVTPDSGGMGHYRLLTGYDDARGQFSALDSYLGPLKMNYVKFDDLWRSFGRTYLVVVPPEKAAALREGLGAHADPLATKTETLRVAQAEADRRGDAVAFLNLGQAKLDVGDASGAARAFDQALAARPNRTLDPTRPGWVQGGLPWRALWYSFGPFEAYVRTGQYDKVLRLTAAVLRSVPTHEEAHYWRGRALMGLGRTTQAQAAFREALRLRPGYTAARQALGV, from the coding sequence ATGCGTCTGTTTGCCCTGCTGCTAACGGCTGGCCTGCTGGTGGGGGCAGCGGCGTTCGGGGTGGGCCGCCTGCAGGGCGACAAGGTTCTGCCGGACCCCCGGTCCCAGGCGGCGGTGCCCACGGCCCCAGCGCCGCCTTCCCCGGTGGCCCAACCTGCCGAGCCCCCCGCGCCTGATCCCATGCCCGAGCCGGCGCCCGCCCCGGTGCCGGAGCCCAGGCCCGCGCCCCCGGCCGCGCCACCGCTGCCCGCACGCGCCAGCATTCCTGGCATCCGGCATGAATACCAGCGGCTGAACAACTGCGGCCCGGTCACGGTGGGCATGGCGCTCAGCCGCTGGGGCAGCACGCGCACCCAGTACGACATCGCGCCAGTGCTGAAACCGGGCAAGGCCGACGTGAACGTGTCGCCGGACGAACTGGCCGCCTATGCACGCGCGCAGGGCATGACCGTGCATCTGGCCCGGGGCGGGGACCGCACGCTGCTGCGCCGGCTGCTGGCGGCCGGGTTGCCGGTGATTGTGGAAACGTGGTTTGTCACGCCGGATTCGGGCGGCATGGGCCATTACCGCCTGCTCACCGGCTACGACGACGCGCGTGGGCAGTTCAGCGCGCTGGACTCCTACCTGGGGCCGTTGAAGATGAACTACGTCAAGTTCGACGACCTGTGGCGCTCGTTTGGCCGCACCTATCTGGTGGTCGTGCCGCCCGAAAAAGCGGCGGCCCTGCGTGAAGGGCTGGGCGCCCACGCCGACCCTCTGGCCACCAAAACGGAAACCCTGCGCGTGGCCCAGGCCGAGGCGGACCGCCGGGGGGACGCGGTGGCTTTTCTGAATCTGGGGCAGGCCAAGCTGGACGTGGGCGACGCCAGTGGCGCGGCGCGGGCCTTCGATCAGGCGCTGGCCGCCCGGCCGAACCGGACCCTGGACCCCACCCGGCCGGGCTGGGTGCAGGGCGGGCTGCCCTGGCGCGCGCTGTGGTACTCGTTTGGCCCCTTTGAGGCGTACGTGCGCACCGGCCAGTACGACAAGGTGCTGCGCCTGACGGCCGCCGTGCTGCGCTCGGTGCCCACCCACGAGGAAGCCCATTACTGGCGGGGCCGCGCCCTGATGGGGCTGGGGCGCACGACCCAGGCCCAGGCCGCCTTCCGGGAGGCCCTGCGCCTGCGACCCGGTTATACGGCGGCCCGGCAGGCTCTGGGCGTGTAA
- the pdhA gene encoding pyruvate dehydrogenase (acetyl-transferring) E1 component subunit alpha, with protein sequence MTSPKSAPAQPEASDTAPGYQAAQAAYDAAQHDTHMVQIVAPDGRVVRPDLLPAPEMRLELYRQMRRARHFDERGWVLYRQGRLGVFPPFGGMEASQVGTAAALTKDDWLFPTYRDTGAALTLGLPIARTLAYWRTSPHGWHMPADLKVLPFYIPIATQYPQAVGAALAERRKGTRNVAMAFIGDGGSSEGDFHEALNFAGALNAPCVFILQNNGWAISVPTRTQTRATDLSRRAEGYGIPGVRVDGNDALATYHVTAQAVERARNGEGPTLIETVTYRVKPHTVADDPSRYRSEAELEGWDAKDPVLRLRTHLLAEGLMTEASEAELLAEVAAEFEAALQEADSYPDPTPAEILDHVFAEPTPQLKKQREQILAEEQQ encoded by the coding sequence ATGACCTCACCCAAATCTGCCCCCGCCCAGCCGGAAGCCAGCGACACCGCCCCCGGCTATCAGGCCGCGCAAGCCGCCTACGACGCCGCGCAGCACGACACCCACATGGTGCAGATCGTGGCGCCGGACGGCCGCGTGGTCCGCCCTGACCTGCTGCCCGCCCCCGAAATGCGCCTGGAGCTGTACCGCCAGATGCGCCGCGCCCGGCACTTTGATGAACGCGGCTGGGTGCTGTACCGCCAGGGCCGCCTGGGCGTGTTTCCGCCGTTTGGTGGCATGGAAGCCAGCCAGGTGGGCACCGCCGCCGCCCTCACCAAGGACGACTGGCTGTTTCCCACCTACCGCGACACCGGCGCGGCCCTGACTCTGGGCCTGCCCATTGCGCGCACGCTGGCCTACTGGCGCACCAGCCCGCACGGCTGGCACATGCCCGCCGACCTGAAGGTGCTCCCCTTTTACATCCCCATTGCCACCCAGTACCCGCAGGCGGTGGGCGCGGCCCTGGCCGAGCGCCGCAAGGGCACCCGGAACGTGGCGATGGCCTTTATCGGCGACGGCGGCAGCAGCGAGGGCGACTTTCACGAGGCGCTGAACTTTGCCGGCGCCCTGAACGCCCCGTGCGTGTTCATTCTGCAGAACAACGGCTGGGCCATCTCGGTGCCCACGCGCACCCAGACCCGCGCCACGGACCTCTCGCGCCGCGCCGAGGGCTACGGGATTCCCGGCGTGCGGGTGGACGGCAACGACGCCCTGGCCACCTACCATGTCACCGCCCAGGCCGTGGAGCGCGCCCGCAACGGCGAAGGCCCCACCCTGATCGAAACGGTGACCTACCGCGTCAAGCCGCACACGGTGGCCGACGACCCCAGCCGCTACCGCAGCGAGGCTGAACTGGAGGGCTGGGACGCCAAGGACCCGGTGCTGCGCCTGCGCACCCACCTGCTTGCCGAGGGCCTGATGACCGAGGCCAGCGAAGCCGAGCTGCTGGCCGAGGTCGCCGCCGAATTCGAGGCCGCGCTGCAGGAGGCCGATAGCTACCCGGACCCCACACCCGCCGAGATTCTGGACCATGTGTTTGCCGAACCCACCCCGCAGCTGAAAAAGCAGCGCGAGCAGATCCTCGCGGAGGAGCAGCAGTGA
- the yidD gene encoding membrane protein insertion efficiency factor YidD, with translation MSGLRDLLVRGVRFYQRRLSPRKPAPTCRFSPTCSEYAAQALQRHGSLRGGWLAAWRILRCNPFVPGGFDPVPDHFPKRPPHTP, from the coding sequence GTGAGCGGTCTGCGTGACCTGCTGGTCCGGGGCGTGCGCTTTTACCAGCGCCGCCTCTCGCCGCGCAAGCCGGCGCCCACCTGCCGCTTTAGCCCCACCTGCTCGGAATACGCCGCGCAGGCCCTGCAGCGCCACGGCTCGCTGCGCGGCGGCTGGCTGGCGGCGTGGCGCATCCTGCGCTGTAACCCCTTCGTGCCGGGCGGGTTTGACCCGGTGCCCGACCATTTCCCCAAGAGGCCCCCCCACACCCCATGA
- the yidC gene encoding membrane protein insertase YidC, with translation MKTRHLLSLAALGGALLLTGCGTTGPLPTFGKAITPEWITADFDGVRGNEYIATSNLQDVVFNERGEVIGWYVKSYAGTPFIKRRADGSYDFSALQNQKGIVNMVGARKALAVQGEGLDPAQPAQTQPPTGLTTDVKANRQDAVFRYVQNGVTVTKTVTLHPRNFKVDVRTEVTGGPQRVNLLFPGLGKADNPRVQALARGGAQPAAVQGSGQLKVDNIQYAALQENPSQVAHALIIRPQGESASATPASGDTPTDAVNVTMTGGAQGLITASVPASSNLEVYGGRNELIHLYQSGYSDLPGLFKPNFFGQISLYIVKFMEWLYGLIGNWGLVLVVLTIVLRAAMWPLMQAQGRSTARMQAMQPRMRELQAKYKDRKDVDSQRAMQAEMAQLYRDYNFNPAGCFSSFVPFPILIALWSTIRNFEFDSGFLWLPDLAIPDPFYLLALVYLIVNIGQLYVMTRKSPEMFRQQAFIYIIFLYFALTFPAGVTIYIILSTLIGIVQQVIINKQVEKETANLGVQKVVPAAPATGKAAKPQKAVIVDKGNKTTKVIDVPRKD, from the coding sequence ATGAAGACCAGACATCTGCTGTCCCTTGCCGCCCTGGGCGGCGCGCTGCTGCTCACCGGCTGCGGCACCACTGGCCCCCTGCCCACCTTCGGCAAGGCCATCACCCCCGAGTGGATCACCGCCGACTTTGACGGCGTGCGCGGCAATGAGTACATCGCCACCAGCAACCTGCAGGACGTGGTGTTCAATGAACGCGGCGAGGTGATCGGCTGGTACGTCAAGAGCTACGCGGGCACCCCCTTTATCAAGCGGCGCGCTGACGGCTCTTACGATTTCAGCGCGCTGCAAAACCAGAAGGGCATCGTCAACATGGTGGGCGCGCGCAAGGCCCTGGCCGTGCAGGGTGAGGGCCTGGACCCCGCCCAGCCGGCCCAGACGCAGCCGCCCACCGGCCTGACCACCGATGTCAAGGCCAACCGGCAGGACGCGGTGTTCCGTTACGTGCAGAACGGCGTAACGGTGACGAAAACCGTGACCCTGCACCCCCGCAACTTCAAGGTGGACGTGCGCACCGAGGTCACGGGCGGCCCCCAGCGGGTGAACCTGCTGTTCCCGGGCCTGGGCAAGGCCGATAACCCGCGCGTGCAGGCGCTGGCCCGCGGCGGCGCGCAGCCGGCCGCCGTGCAGGGCAGCGGGCAGCTGAAGGTGGACAACATCCAGTACGCCGCGCTGCAGGAAAACCCCAGTCAGGTCGCGCACGCGCTGATCATCCGCCCGCAGGGTGAGAGTGCCAGTGCCACCCCGGCCAGCGGCGACACCCCCACCGACGCGGTCAACGTGACCATGACGGGCGGCGCCCAGGGCCTGATCACCGCCAGCGTGCCGGCCAGCAGCAACCTGGAAGTGTACGGCGGGCGCAACGAACTGATTCACCTGTACCAGAGCGGCTACAGCGATCTGCCGGGCCTGTTCAAGCCCAACTTCTTCGGGCAGATCAGCCTGTACATCGTGAAGTTCATGGAGTGGCTGTACGGGCTGATCGGCAACTGGGGACTGGTGCTGGTGGTGCTGACCATCGTGCTGCGCGCCGCCATGTGGCCGCTGATGCAGGCGCAGGGCCGCTCCACGGCCAGGATGCAGGCCATGCAGCCGCGCATGCGGGAACTGCAGGCCAAGTACAAAGACCGCAAGGACGTGGACTCGCAGCGCGCCATGCAGGCCGAAATGGCGCAGCTGTACCGCGATTACAACTTCAACCCGGCCGGCTGCTTTTCCAGCTTCGTGCCCTTCCCGATCCTGATTGCCCTGTGGTCCACCATCCGTAACTTCGAGTTCGACAGCGGCTTCCTGTGGCTGCCGGACCTCGCCATTCCGGACCCCTTCTACCTGCTGGCGCTGGTGTACCTCATTGTGAACATCGGCCAGCTGTACGTGATGACGCGCAAGAGCCCGGAGATGTTCCGCCAGCAGGCGTTTATCTACATCATCTTCCTGTATTTCGCGCTGACCTTCCCGGCGGGCGTGACCATCTACATCATCCTGTCCACCCTGATTGGCATCGTGCAGCAGGTGATTATCAACAAGCAGGTGGAAAAGGAAACCGCCAACCTGGGCGTGCAGAAGGTCGTGCCAGCGGCTCCAGCCACGGGTAAGGCGGCCAAGCCCCAGAAGGCCGTGATCGTGGACAAGGGCAACAAGACCACCAAGGTCATTGACGTACCCCGTAAAGACTGA